The Sporosarcina ureae genome includes a region encoding these proteins:
- the rpmG gene encoding 50S ribosomal protein L33 — protein MRVKITLACTESGDRNYITTKNKRNNPERIELKKFSPRLKKVTLHRETK, from the coding sequence ATGAGAGTGAAAATTACATTGGCTTGTACTGAGTCAGGAGACCGAAATTATATCACAACAAAAAACAAGCGCAATAATCCGGAACGTATTGAATTGAAAAAATTCAGCCCACGCTTGAAAAAAGTTACACTTCATAGAGAAACGAAGTAA
- a CDS encoding GTP-binding protein: protein MKNRIPVTVLSGYLGSGKTTLLNHILHNRDELKVAVIVNDMSEVNIDASLIKQGGFSRTKEKLVELQNGCICCTLREDLVLEVEKLSAFGDIDYIVIESSGISEPIPVAQTFTYIDETLGIDLSKVCRLDTMVTVVDANAFWQDFTSGETLLERREAVTEGDEREIADLLIDQIEFANVLLLNKTDLIPSEKMGELKGLLHALNPDAKIIKTVQSQLALSEVLDTGLFDFETSSHSAGWIKELNEEHVPETEEYGIASFVYRSQKPFHPERLRNWLLEWPVEIVRAKGFLWLATRNDIAVLISQAGPSLGIERAGFWDADSGEKMNELVLIGIGMNQPEIMEGLDNCLLTEEELIQDWTSFIDPLPVF from the coding sequence ATGAAAAATAGGATACCAGTTACAGTGTTAAGCGGCTACTTAGGTTCGGGGAAGACTACCTTATTGAATCATATTTTACACAATCGAGATGAGCTAAAAGTCGCTGTTATTGTTAATGATATGAGTGAAGTGAATATTGATGCTTCTTTGATTAAACAGGGAGGCTTTTCACGCACAAAAGAAAAGCTAGTGGAGCTACAAAATGGTTGTATTTGTTGCACGCTTCGCGAGGATTTAGTGCTGGAAGTGGAAAAGTTGTCGGCTTTTGGCGATATTGACTACATTGTTATCGAATCTTCGGGAATCAGTGAGCCAATTCCAGTAGCGCAGACATTTACCTATATAGACGAAACACTTGGCATCGATTTATCAAAGGTTTGCAGATTAGATACTATGGTTACCGTTGTAGACGCAAACGCATTTTGGCAAGACTTCACTTCTGGAGAAACTTTGCTTGAACGACGGGAAGCCGTAACAGAAGGAGATGAACGAGAAATAGCTGATTTACTTATCGACCAGATTGAATTTGCCAATGTGCTGCTGTTGAACAAGACGGACCTAATTCCTTCAGAAAAGATGGGCGAATTGAAAGGGCTTCTTCACGCGTTAAACCCTGACGCCAAGATCATCAAAACAGTGCAATCCCAACTAGCACTGAGTGAAGTACTTGACACAGGATTGTTTGATTTTGAGACTTCTAGTCACAGTGCTGGATGGATCAAAGAACTGAATGAGGAGCATGTTCCTGAGACAGAAGAGTATGGGATTGCGTCATTTGTTTATCGGAGTCAAAAGCCATTTCATCCGGAGCGCTTAAGGAATTGGCTTTTAGAATGGCCGGTTGAAATAGTTCGTGCAAAAGGCTTTCTTTGGTTGGCTACTAGGAATGATATCGCGGTTTTAATTTCCCAAGCTGGTCCATCTTTAGGGATTGAAAGAGCAGGATTTTGGGATGCGGATTCCGGTGAAAAGATGAATGAGTTAGTCTTAATTGGTATTGGAATGAATCAGCCGGAAATTATGGAAGGCTTGGATAATTGCTTACTTACAGAAGAAGAATTAATACAAGATTGGACCAGTTTTATAGATCCATTACCTGTTTTTTAA